In Cryptococcus deuterogattii R265 chromosome 4, complete sequence, a genomic segment contains:
- a CDS encoding ribosomal protein L34, with translation MPRLARVLALPLPPRARFAPLSIPRATLSAPTPAPQSIILSSLRTPTSTCVASRPMALSSPSIPTHILPSLPAFSPLGALRYIAMGTFYQPSQRKRKNKHGFLSRLKGGKNARKMLLRRWLKGRKFLSH, from the coding sequence ATGCCCCGTCTCGCTCGCGTCCTTGcactccctctcccacccaGGGCTCGCTTCGCTCCcctctccattcctcgTGCGACCCTCTCCGCACCCACACCTGCGCCTCAATCTATCATCCTCTCGTCTCTGCGCACGCCCACATCTACATGCGTCGCCTCTCGTCCTATGGCTctttcatcaccatccatcCCCACTCAcattctcccttctttgccGGCGTTCTCTCCGCTCGGTGCGCTTCGATATATCGCCATGGGCACCTTCTACCAACCTTCccagagaaagaggaagaacaagcaTGGGTTTTTGAGTAGGCTCAAAGGGGGCAAAAATGCTAggaagatgttgttgaggagatggttgaagggaaggaagttTTTAAGTCATTAG
- a CDS encoding compass component bre2, with translation MSLENGLAPPLSRSETPALETVGATLENSTISLSLPDQNFPGEGLAGPGPSTTESHTKKIIREDVERRQYARMGTIMPGTGDGLELGEECFSWTDLPSVKNFRYHPCALSPTPSPHPMYPFYRTIPYPPPIPPVHLSLLDRSSYLRISPSLLTIYNDRGFRSCRANVSVREGTWYYEVHIDRGDGEQGARRGTGGEGGNPHVRLGWGRREANLDTPVGCDAYSYAIRDVGGEKVHISRPKPYANKGFKTGDVVGCLITLPPRPSVEDKPPSDPARIKRQRRAFNYKNQAYFESAEYTPSKEMDALIDRDGKLAAAAKAESQAQEANGGDMPKKQMGAATKNTKKGKRKPEKAPEPVARKLEKLSSSSISFFINGECFGEAFTDLYDFTPLPSLYPPAGGHGRKHHPGDEVLHDDGTLGYYPMVSCFGRAKATCNFGPDFTHPSPEGARPMCERYAEFKEEEQLQDEKDEIEDAERLCQILEAEKKMLSKVKHRAQKVNPATASRENTPKRKKGPAPKRKREGRDGTEMSTPGLESVRGLTATPAPEVPMSEAGTEWREGSRERSMSVAASLGGQGWGTVKEEMSNEREEKKIKKDEEVEVKQENGGGNEDREFEGINW, from the exons ATGTCGTTAGAAAACGGGCTAGCTCCTCCTCTGTCACGTTCCGAAACTCCTGCACTGGAGACTGTCGGCGCCACACTTGAAAATTCCACGATTTCTTTGTCGCTTCCAGATCAAAACTTCCCTGGTGAAGGGCTTGCCGGGCCAGGTCCGTCCACTACGGAAAGCCATACGAAAAAGATCATTAGAGAAGATGTAGAAAGACGGCAGTATGCCAGAATGGGTACTATAATGCCTGGCACAGGTGATGGATTAGAGCTCGGTGAAGAGTGTTTTTCCTGGACTGACCTTCCTAGTGTAAAAA ACTTCCGGTATCATCCTTGTGCACTCTCGCCAACTCCCTCCCCCCATCCTATGTACCCTTTCTATCGAACAATCCCTTATCCTCCGCCGATCCCTCCGgtccatctctccctccttgaTCGCTCGTCATATCTTCGCATATCACCCTCACTCTTGACAATCTACAATGACCGCGGTTTCCGTTCTTGTCGGGCCAATGTATCTGTACGTGAAGGCACATGGTACTATGAGGTCCATATAGATCGTGGAGATGGCGAGCAAGGCGCCCGGCGTGGAAcaggtggagaaggcgggAACCCGCACGTCAGACTAGGTTGGGGAAGGCGAGAAGCCAATCTGGATACGCCGGTAGGATGTGACGCCTATTCGTACGCTATCCGCGACGTGGGAGGCGAGAAGGTACACATTTCTCGGCCCAAGCCATACGCCAATAAAGGTTTTAAAACGGGGGATGTAGTGGGATGCCTCatcactcttcctcctcgcccgTCAGTGGAGGATAAGCCGCCTTCCGATCCTGCGCGTATCAAGCGACAACGACGTGCGTTCAACTACAAGAACCAAGCCTATTTCGAGAGTGCAGAATATACACCTAGCAAGGAAATGGACGCCCTCATTGATCGGGACGGTAAACTTGCCGCAGCAGCTAAAGCAGAATCCCAAGCGCAAGAAGCCAACGGCGGGGATATGCCCAAAAAACAAATGGGTGCTGCCACCAAAAATAcgaaaaagggcaagagaaAACCTGAGAAAGCACCTGAACCTGTTGCTCGCAAACTCGAAAagctttcatcttccagcaTATCCTTTTTCATCAACGGCGAATGCTTTGGCGAGGCCTTCACGGATCTCTACGACTTCACGCCGCTGCCATCACTGTATCCGCCAGCGGGTGGACACGGGAGAAAACATCATCCTGGTGACGAGGTTCTTCATGATGACGGTACATTAGGATATTATCCTATGGTCTCATGCTTTGGTCGCGCCAAAGCGACTTGCAATTTTGGTCCCGACTTTACTCATCCTTCACCCGAAGGCGCCCGACCGATGTGCGAGCGCTACGCTGAGTttaaggaagaagaacagttACAAGAcgaaaaagatgagatcGAAGATGCGGAGCGGTTATGCCAGATTCTAgaagctgagaagaagatgttgagCAAGGTGAAGCATCGGGCTCAGAAAGTAAACCCAGCCACAGCTAGCAGGGAGAATACGCCGAAACGGAAGAAGGGACCGGCgccgaagagaaagagagaaggaagagatgggacGGAGATGAGTACGCCAGGATTGGAGAGTGTGAGAGGATTGACAGCGACGCCCGCACCAGAGGTTCCCATGTCGGAGGCTGGGACAGAGTGGAGGGAAGGGTCAAGGGAGAGGTCAATGTCTGTTGCGGCAAGTCTTGGCGGGCAAGGATGGGGCACAgtaaaagaagagatgagtaatgagagggaagagaaaaaaataaagaaagacgaagaggtcGAAGTGAAGCAGGAGAATGGGGGGGGTAATGAGGATAGGGAGTTTGAAGGCATTAACTGGTAG
- a CDS encoding splicing factor 3A subunit 1, with protein MSALNLPKPVNTYAGEDELRNPNGVAGTPNGQAAQENGDAEEEWVPPKASDKLKIGIIYPPKEIRNIIDKTANHISKSPTPLLLEEKIREHQKTDPKFAFLNDADPYHQYYRYMIVKSQEDAEDAAKGIVKPQEEKKEEKKDERPKATEPKPWEFKVHLPGVTAMDLDILRLTALFHARRGRSFLSSLSVKEGRNYQFDFLRPTHSLYGYYNRMVESYQKIMQPPPGLIDGIVKEANDPNWKWHTLDEARNRAEWEKNRRKRENERAKEEEEEAKAFAAIDWQDFVTVETIEFTQNDEQLELPPPTSVEKLKSMSMAEKRMAAMVMEETGAGPTGETAPLAEEMEMEEDEEEEEARLQRIKAEQEQARAREVQRAAMEQRGMKIKKDYVPRGIQRTNAVATAICPNCGQSIPENELTEHMRIELLDPKWKEQKKQLELRRAQAQQLQQGADVVSSLKNLASARTDIFGDDVDEAERKRREEEERQRRREREKIVWDGHTASAAKTTETFQSQFNLDEQIKKLHNRAGLTDQPANAPGPQIGPGITQQAHVPTPLAAGLSTPGGGTAYAGATISAAPTGPTTREYISTPYDPSFGGTPPPAPGSAPSIHPSRLAAMGGNTPYLGSATPPVAGQVHPRAEDEGAGDRPVFKRPKIEKLPYGQLYTEIDWQSLHPEPVSIAVQLPSMPEKPEWKLDGSIITIPDLPVSTLFSTVRERIRRILDTDVPVSRMRLDYGNKPMSNSSTLASVNLDEGDMLSLVVKKK; from the exons ATGTCTGCCCTCAACCTTCCGAAACCCGTCAACACCTACGCgggtgaagatgagctcAGGAATCCCAATGGTGTAGCGGGGACGCCGAACGGCCAGGCAGCTCAGGAGAATGGGGAtgctgaggaggaatgggtgCCGCCCAAGGCGAGCGACAAGCTGAAAATTGGCATCATCTATCCTCCGAAAGAGATCAGAA ATATTATTGACAAGACTGCAAACCACATCTCCAAATCTCctactcctcttctcctcgaagagaagatcCGTGAACATCAAAAGACAGATCCCAAATTCGCATTCTTGAACGATGCCGACCCATATCACCAGTACTACAGGTATATGATCGTCAAGTCCCAAGAGGATGCGGAGGATGCTGCAAAGGGAATTGTTAAgcctcaagaagagaagaaggaggagaagaaagatgagagaCCCAAAGCGACCGAGCCAAAACCCTGGGAATTCAAGGTCCACCTTCCGGGTGTGACTGCTATGGACCT CGATATCCTTCGGCTTACAGCCCTGTTCCATGCTCGTCGAGGccgctctttcctctcttctctttccgtCAAGGAAGGCCGTAACTACCAATTCGATTTCCTGCGTCCTACCCACTCCCTTTATGGCTATTACAACCGCATGGTAGAGTCTTATCAAAAGATCATGCAGCCCCCACCTGGGCTCATTGACGGCATCGTCAAAGAAGCGAACGACCCCAACTGGAAGTGGCATACTCTTGACGAGGCACGAAACAGGGCcgagtgggagaagaataggagaaagagggagaatgagagagccaaggaggaagaggaagaggccaAGGCTTTTGCTGCCATTGATTGGCAAGATTTCGTCACCGTCGAGACAATCGAGTTTACTCAAAACGACGAGCAACTAGAATTGCCTCCTCCAACATCTGTTGAGAAACTCAAGTCCATGAGCATGGCAGAGAAGCGGATGGCCGCCATGGTCATGGAAGAAACCGGTGCCGGCCCAACAGGCGAGACAGCTCCGCTCgcggaagagatggagatggaggaggacgaagaagaggaagaagcgagaTTGCAGAGGATCAAGGCAGAGCAAGAGCAGGCCAGGGCCAGAGAAGTGCAAAGAGCGGCTATGGAGCAGAGAGGTatgaagatcaagaaggatTATGTGCCAAGAG GCATTCAACGTACAAACGCCGTCGCCACTGCCATCTGTCCTAATTGTGGCCAGTCTATCCCTGAAAATGAGCTCACCGAACACATGCGTAtcgagcttcttgatcCCAAGTggaaagaacaaaagaagcAGCTTGAACTCCGACGCGCCCAAGCTCAACAACTCCAACAAGGTGCCGATgtcgtctcttctctcaaaaaCCTTGCTTCCGCCCGTACAGACATCTTcggtgatgatgtggatgaGGCTGAGCGAAAgcgacgagaagaagaagaaagacaaaggaggagggagagagaaaagattgtTTGGGATGGTCATACTGCCTCTGCGGCTAAGACGACGGAGACATTCCAGTCTCAATTCAACCTCGACGAGCAGATCAAAAAATTGCACAATCGTGCGGGACTCACAGATCAACCTGCCAATGCTCCCGGACCTCAGATTGGTCCTGGCATAACCCAGCAAGCCCACGTTCCTACCCCACTCGCTGCTGGTCTGTCCACCCCGGGAGGCGGTACAGCCTATGCTGGCGCTACCATCTCTGCCGCTCCTACTGGACCTACTACCAGAGAGTACATCTCGACTCCCTATGACCCTTCCTTTGGCGGTACACcccctcctgctcctggATCCGCGCCCAGTATCCATCCTTCACGCTTAGCAGCCATGGGTGGAAACACTCCTTATCTTGGTTCTGCTACCCCGCCTGTGGCTGGTCAGGTCCACCCGCGagcggaggatgaaggcgCCGGCGACCGACCAGTGTTCAAGCGCCCAAAGATTGAAAAACTTCCTTACGGTCAGCTTTACACTGAAATTGACTGGCAATCTCTTCACCCCGAACCCGTCTCCATTGCCGTCCAGCTTCCTTCCATGCCTGAAAAACCTGAATGGAAATTGGATGGATCAATCATCACTATACCCGATCTGCCTGTTAGCACACTGTTTTCCACGGTCCGAGAAAGGATCAGGAGAATCCTTGATACAGATGTGCCTGTTAGTAGAATGAGGTTGGACTATGGTAATAAGCCAATGAGTAACTCTAGCACATTGGCGAGTGTGAATTTGGATGAGGGAGATATGCTTAGCTTGgttgtgaagaagaagtag